One stretch of Bradyrhizobium canariense DNA includes these proteins:
- a CDS encoding PLP-dependent aminotransferase family protein has protein sequence MTSATFDFAPLLPAGLPAPAAKWTGLAKYSFIGGNNDADQVPVEGLIDAVNAVLKREGKTLATYGLASGPQGYRPLREFISAKLKRDAGINCTADDILIVSGSLQALDLVNQSLLTRGDTVIIEQETYQGSLNRLTRLGVNVVGIPLDQDGMRMDALASVLADLKRRSVTPKYIYTIPTVQNPTGTILPEVRRAELLRLSQEYGVPVFEDDCYADLIWDGKRPPAIHAMSKTGGVIHIGSFSKSIAPALRVGYIVAPWQMLSRMLALKTDAGSGALEQMVLAEYCAPHFASHVPKLTRGLRAKLDTLMEALNEQFGTAAEFCDPKGGIFLWVKLPDNVDTLKLYQAALAAGVAINPGPEWSTDKAYAGSRLRLCFASPSHEQIREGVAVLADVCRREFGVPARSANVEKRA, from the coding sequence ATGACCTCGGCAACTTTCGACTTCGCCCCCCTGCTTCCAGCCGGACTACCCGCCCCCGCCGCAAAATGGACAGGGCTGGCGAAATACAGCTTCATCGGCGGCAACAACGATGCCGACCAGGTCCCGGTCGAGGGCCTGATCGACGCGGTCAACGCCGTTCTCAAGCGCGAGGGCAAGACGCTCGCCACCTACGGGCTGGCCAGCGGTCCGCAGGGCTATCGGCCGCTGCGCGAATTCATCTCGGCCAAGCTCAAGCGCGACGCCGGCATCAACTGCACGGCCGACGACATCCTGATCGTCTCCGGCTCGCTGCAGGCGCTCGACCTTGTCAACCAGTCGCTGTTGACGCGTGGCGACACGGTCATCATCGAGCAGGAAACCTATCAGGGCTCGCTGAACCGGCTGACCCGGCTCGGCGTCAACGTGGTCGGCATTCCCCTGGACCAGGACGGCATGCGGATGGACGCGCTGGCGTCCGTGCTTGCCGACCTCAAGCGCCGCAGCGTCACGCCGAAATACATCTACACCATCCCGACCGTGCAGAACCCGACCGGAACCATCCTGCCCGAGGTGCGCCGCGCCGAACTGCTCAGGCTTTCGCAGGAATATGGCGTGCCGGTTTTCGAGGATGATTGCTACGCCGACCTGATCTGGGACGGAAAGCGGCCGCCGGCGATCCATGCGATGAGCAAGACCGGTGGGGTGATCCATATCGGCTCGTTCTCCAAATCGATCGCGCCGGCGCTGCGGGTCGGCTATATCGTGGCGCCCTGGCAAATGCTGTCGCGGATGCTGGCGCTGAAGACCGACGCCGGTTCCGGCGCGCTGGAGCAGATGGTGCTCGCGGAATACTGCGCGCCGCATTTCGCGTCCCACGTGCCGAAGCTGACACGCGGATTGCGCGCCAAGCTCGATACGCTGATGGAAGCGCTCAATGAGCAATTCGGCACGGCGGCGGAATTTTGCGATCCCAAGGGCGGCATCTTCCTGTGGGTAAAACTGCCTGACAATGTCGATACGCTGAAACTCTATCAGGCCGCGCTCGCCGCGGGCGTCGCCATCAATCCCGGGCCGGAATGGTCGACCGACAAGGCCTATGCCGGCAGCCGGCTGCGGCTCTGCTTTGCCAGTCCGTCACATGAGCAGATCCGCGAAGGCGTCGCCGTATTGGCCGACGTTTGCCGTCGCGAATTCGGTGTGCCGGCCAGAAGCGCAAATGTGGAGAAGCGGGCGTAA
- a CDS encoding DUF3124 domain-containing protein produces MCHILTRGLFLAILGGLAPILAPPASAQTAAGIEQAFAGSLTTMPSENLDVSGAFYVPVYSSVSMSQGKLRADFSVTLSVHNASETRPLVLKRIAYFDTGGKLVESYLKAPVALKPFSTIEVFVGAVDVRGGTGANFAVDWAATGEIAEPVVEALMIGSLGSGHYAFISQGRPLKMVGKN; encoded by the coding sequence ATGTGTCACATCCTGACAAGGGGCCTTTTTCTGGCGATTCTCGGAGGCCTGGCGCCGATACTTGCGCCGCCCGCGAGCGCACAGACCGCCGCCGGCATCGAACAGGCTTTTGCCGGTTCTCTGACCACGATGCCGTCGGAAAATCTCGACGTATCCGGTGCGTTCTATGTTCCGGTTTACTCGAGCGTCTCGATGAGCCAGGGTAAATTGCGTGCTGATTTCTCGGTTACCCTGAGCGTTCATAATGCCTCGGAAACGCGCCCACTGGTTTTGAAGCGGATCGCCTATTTCGACACCGGCGGAAAATTGGTGGAGAGCTATCTCAAGGCGCCGGTAGCGCTGAAACCCTTCTCGACGATTGAAGTCTTCGTGGGCGCGGTGGACGTCCGTGGCGGCACCGGGGCCAACTTTGCGGTGGACTGGGCAGCCACCGGCGAGATCGCCGAACCCGTGGTCGAGGCGCTGATGATCGGCAGCCTGGGTAGCGGGCACTACGCCTTTATCAGCCAGGGCCGGCCCCTGAAGATGGTCGGAAAGAACTAG